In Trachemys scripta elegans isolate TJP31775 chromosome 10, CAS_Tse_1.0, whole genome shotgun sequence, the sequence AGAATTCAGTCCTCCAGTCACTGAACTAAAAAAAACCTGTAAGTACCATGACAGCGCTATTTAAAGTAACCATCAACCAACACAAAGAGAGAAAACAAGGACATATATAATGCTAAAGATGGGATGTTATTAAACGGACATATGTATATTTAGCAATGTTTTAGCAAAGCCAAGTTATGTTTTGAtacaaacaatttaaatgtcatttatagttttcttttcaatttatttttcacaTCAGAGAAAATGTCCATTTCATTTTTAATCCAATATACCGAGTAACCTGAAGTGCCAGGAATGAAGTCATGTAGTTCCCCAAGGTATTTCTTCATCTCACTAGAAGAGACATAACCTACAAAgtgaaaatgtatatatatatatatatatatatatatatatatatatatatatataaacaccaCAGAAACTACAGCACTCGGGCCAGTCTTTTTTACTGGACTTTCTGGAGTGTGGAATGAATATCCCCAAAATATTGTTgatatggggtgggggagaatcacAGACAAAGTATCACAAACACAGAAATGCCTGGTACTTTATTACTATTTTCAGTGAGATTACAtcaaatattatataatatatttcaGAGAAGAACACTTTGTTGGGAAATACATGCAGCTCCTGAAGCTCTGCCATCATTTCCCCAGGGAAAGCAAGCACAGGGTTGCAAATGTTATCAAATCATTAATAGTATGCACACAAGTCAAAGAAAGGCTTTTTCACTGGTGCAAACTGGAGAGAAAGAATCTTTATACTGGGAGTGATGTCCTTGGACAATCCTTCTCTCTACCCCATCGGGTGCACACTGAATGGTTCCTATGCATTAATGTAGTCTTGTTTGAAGAGTACTATGTTAATGCAagctaggaaccttttagtttgcatcTGCAGCATTCACACAGGAGTGCTACAGTGCAGCACTGGTATGCACTGCTATTCATACCCCCATAGGCCAAACTGTTGGGCAATGTAGACATAGGCTTAGTATAGTGTGGGAATGAACTTGTCTACTAGGATAGAAATTCATTTCTGTGCAGAAAAGACAGGACCAAGCCTATGTATCACTTTAGTCCTGCTTAAGACTTCAAAATAGAATTTAAGTTGCCCATAGggttggccctctgcacaggggtgaatttcacagtAGGTGAATTATactgaaaataattaatacatgAAAAATATTGTAATAGAACCCCATACTGCACTTACCAGATTCAGGAATCTCTGATAATCATCAACTAAGAAAAGGGGCAGCCATAACACATCCTCTAGAAGGATATCTAGATAATGTGAACTTTTTCTTATCATCAGCATCTAATGACAAACCCTAAAGTGCTCATGAAACTAGATGGAGTATCAGAAGCACAGGTGAGCTCccaaagggtaaaaaaaaaaatggcaaatacAGCTCCTATTTTTAGTAGGGGAAAAGGTGGATCCAGGGAgttactagaccaggggtcagcaacctttgggaagtggtgtgccaagtctccattaatttaaggttttgcgtgccagtaaaaggtttcgcatgccagacCAGCAGCGCGGATGGCAGATGGAAtaccagaccggcagcgggctgagcggggccagcggccgggaccctggctggcagcagtatgccactaaaaatcagcccacgtgccgcctttggcgcacttgccgcaggttgccgacctCCGTACTAGACAGTCATTTTAACTTTGATGCAACATCTGATAAACTGCTAGAAATGTTAATACAGCATCACTTTTGATACTTGCAAACACCTAGAGAAATTAAAGTGATAAATAGGGGACAACCTGGATTCATCAAAAACAAATATCAAATCAATTTCAGTGAAAACTATACCCTTTGTTGAACCCAACTGTTAGAAAGTTCACATGGTGAGAAGGACATCTCACTAGGAATAGATGCAGAATTGCATGAATATTGATTGTATAGAATTTGCACAGAAAAGACACACTGCATGATTTTCTGTCTGCATTATAAAGAAATCAAGCATGAACAGGGCATAGAATAGGCCAATCTTTATCAGGATCACCCATAACATTGTTTGCATTTGTTCCATTTGGCAGAAAGTTCACCTATATTAATCTTTACCTGTCACCATGTTGTTCACTGGATAATCCTGAAGTGGACAGTATGCAAGTTTCCCTCCCACTGGTGTTTTTGATACTCTTTTTTCTTTACTGCTGTAGAGAAAAGAAGTGTTATTTTTGCTTCTTTCGTTTACTTTTTAAAGCTTGCTTTCAGGAATGGCTGTGTTACTGGATTCGGCTATTCGTGGGAATTTAAAATTTTCCCTTCCCTGCCAATCTATAGTCACGGCTAAGGGCCTAAATTCCACCAGCAAGAGCCCCTCATTTCTGAAGAAGTCCAGTGTGGCAAGATGGAAATTCTGCAGCAACCTCTGCTAAATTCGCAAATGAAggtttttattgaattaaatatggaaataaataatacaatGGGTACAGAATCCATtatcttatttattttgatatcagGTTCATTTTATTTCAATCTGGCCTTCCATCTTCAATTTTCATTGCACTGCAGATTTTTGTATTGAACATATAACCACAGTGCAGAAGTTGACAAGAGAGGAAGTTGAAGGTTTTGACATGTAGGCAGGGCACAGTGGGGAACAAGTGGAATACAGTTTGGGATCCTGAGATAAATACATTAGTTGGATGTTTTTGCTAAAATGATCAACAGCAAAATAATTATGGTTGAGATTTACACTGTAATCATTAGGATTCAGAGTTATCGATCAATTGATATGTTATACCAGGTGTGGCCAAACTGCGGCTAAAGTGCGGCTCGCGGAGCCCCCCATgcctccccattctccacctaccagactgggaggAGGAGATCAGGGCTTCTACTTTGCAGCGGGGTGGTGGGgctaagggcttcagccccacaggaggtGCCTGCCgtggctcagggcttcagccccacaggaggtGCCTGCCgtggctcagggcttcagcccggctcttgctgaagccctgagcaccagcaggcacctcccaCAGGGTGGAAGCCCCACCACtctgccacagggcagaagccccaagcagGTGCAcccggctctcgaacttctgaagattatcgtatGCGGCTCGGAAGATCAGTAAATTCGGCCACCCTTGTGTTATACGCTCATGTGCCTAAACAGCAGGACCTAAGCAATCCTAACatggaaataaagaaaatacctTCCATCCAGGTCTTTTTTGCCCTTTATTCTTTGCTCATCCTCTTTTATGCTAGTCTTTATTTCAACTGGTGTTAATTCATCAAGCTGTGGATGTCAACATACATTTTGATTAAATGCATACAGCCCCTTTTGACTTGATAAGGAAGCAAAGGAAAGTTCCTCTGATAACTATCATTTTCAATTTTCTGCCATTCCACGATAGGCACTATCAAATGCAAATtttacacatgcatgcacacacacacaaaacaaactttaaaaatcgCACAAACACCAAAATTGAAGTGGAAACAAAACAGTCTAACCTTGCCCTGCAGAGTGGACTGGGGTTCACCTCAAGGGGGAAATAATCACACAGCTGTGTGATTCCTTTACTGTAACTGCCATCTACAGCCCTTACTTCCTATCTAGAATTTACTTTGGGACTGTTATCAAGTCCAGACCCATTTATCTCAGCTGCGGACACAGGACAGTGAAAGGTCCTTCAGCTGGGCTAAGCTTTTACTACTTAGGATTTTAACACTAAAATCAAACTTTGCAATATAAGGCAGCTTGTGTTGATCATGTTGTCCAGAAATCTTAGCCTCGGCAGGAGGAGATTCTTGCATAGCAGTAATTTGCCTGGGGAGCAAGAGATCTGAACCCAAATTTTTGGCATAGTAGTACAAAGGACTACCATTAAGCTACCCAACCCAGCCAGCAGTAACCAGAGAAAGCACAAAAGCTTTGTAACCTGCTTCTGTGGGTTGAGTGCTTTATATCATTGTTGGCTTTTCTCAatccatttcattatttttaagaatATGGACATTGTTTTCTGGTGATGGTAGTGAATCCCTCTGCAACTCCATTTCCTGCAAGTTCTGAATGATTGCTTCCTGGACACCATGCAGTAGAAGGGGGATACACAGTAGGCCAAAGGCAGTAGTAGACATCTTGATTATCACAATTCAATCCAAAAAAAGCCAAAAACATTTGATCCACTGTTTAACTTGAAGCCCTGGAATGAAATcctgcctccactgaagtcaggcaaagttttgccattgatttcaatgggacaggatttcaccccgaTGTGCATTTAGTACAACCTTACCTGTTCCATCAGGGAATCATTCATCTGCTCCCATATAAAACTACCAAGTTTTCTTCTAATTTCTGtagtgaataaaaataaattaatgtcaaAAGTATTACACAGTGGTATCTGACCAGCAAAAATCAGTCAGCTAGCAGAGATGATCTTTAACCAAGTGTGAAACAAAACTGTAATGACCACTGATTGGTACCTAGGTCAGGATCTCTAGCAGTGGTTACACAGACTCCTTTGTCTCCGCACAGTAAACAGCAAAACAGGCCTCCCACTCCTGGCTAGACATGCAGTGACTCTGCCCCATGCTAATGCAATCTGTCCCCGCCTTTGGATCAGTCCACCCTGTCCATGCTCTCTGAGGCTGGTGTGCAGTATGAGCTCAAAATAATGGGCCCTGTCGCATGGGCTCAGCTGTTCTGTCAGGTCCAGGCTGAGCACTTATAAGAGTCCCCTTTTACAAGCTGGCTCCCCTCCAAACAGCTCCCTGTCTCCCATAGCTCAGGGTTCCTGCTCTCTGcttcttcctgtttcctgtctgaATCTTCCCAGGTTGGTCCCCCATCTGCTCATTCACTCAAACCCTCCCGGGGGgtccctcttttttttcttttacatggcATAGCAGACTTGATTGGCTAGTCCATAGCCATCACCAACTATAATTCCTAAATACCTAGGGATTTATATTCTCCCCTTAATTGATTAGATAACTTCTACATATGGAGGCATCCTTTCTTATTACCATAAGGCTTGATATCGAGTCTGAAAAAACGACTGCCGCTGCTGGGTGCACACTCCAGATCCAGTTTAACACTACATTATCGCCACCAGTTCAGCTGTCATGACAGCTACACAATCGGATATTCTTTTAGACATATTAATTCCTAATTTTGATACACAATATGCCGTCCCTATTCTTCCTGTTTTTAATCTTTTGGACTCCCAAGGGTCAGAGTTAATTCTGTGTCCTTGTTTTGGAGTGGCACTCTGCTCTGCCTGCCAGGTTTGTGAAGAGTagcagggaggagagaaaaagTGGGGGTTGGAatggcattccccccccccccaaccaatcAGGTTTGTGGAGTGTAGCAGGcgagaggagagagaaatggggagaaaggaagggaagagcTTTTTGCCCAGCCCCCACATCAACTGTCAAGATACCGGAAACTGCAGGATCCCAAACTCATAGGTGACTCCAATCCATTCATCTGCTAGGAAACAAACGGCCAAACATATTAGCAAAGCAATACATGTGTAATGTCACATGCCCTGACTGGGGGCAGCTCATGGAGCAGCAGCATTTGTGAGTGAGATGGGCATGATCTCACTCACACTGCCAGCCTAGACCTGCACCTAGTAGAGGGATAAGCACCACGAGCAGCAGTAGATTCAGATCTACCTGCACTGCAGAACTGTGGATGTCTCCAGTCCTGGGACACTCCCtatgccccttctcccccagtacACCCAGACTGAGGTCACTGTAATTTGACCACGTACGTTAAACATCACCAACAGTCTCGGTTTTAAAACAATGATTAAACTGTATGCTAAATGCTCTATATTTTTCCTAACCTTCTTGTACACAGGCAGGGGGAAGGATGAAGTGACCCAAAGCCACTGTCTGTTTCATTTCAGAGCTGGCACTTGCATTTGCAGAGAGATAACAAGAATGAAAAATTGTAGCTTTACCCTCTATATAATCTAGGCTCTGGTGTATtctagaagaaagaaaaaaaaacagaaaaaacttttataaaaaagaaatgtgaaaaaaacaaatcaTAATTATTTGAATGATCAATTTAACCCTAGAGTGTACCAAGGCTGGACACAGTGACTAATGAGTTTAAagggattgtaaactctttaatgaagagactgtctttttgttctgtttgtgtatggtgcctagcacaatgggatcctagtCTGCAACTGGGGTTGCTATGCACTATGATaagtcaaataataaataaaaataagaatactGTCATGCAACTGACCTACTTtaaattgtttcaattgttgtaaatattaatatttcaaaaGTTAATATAAAGCTGTCACAAAAAATAGAGagcggggtggccaacctgagtctgagaaagaaccaatgtacattgccaaaaagccacggtaatacgtcagcagccccccattaggcccgctcccagcgcctcccacccaccagcagccccaccgatcagcgccttcccctctccccccacacctcccaatcacctgttttgtggcatgcaggaggctctgggggaggagcgagggcccgacaggctcaggggagggggcgggaaggggtggagtgggggcagggcctgtggcagagccaggggttgagcaatgAGCCCCccaggcacattggaaagttgtcgggagtcggtgcctatacaaggagacgcatattaacttctgaagagccgcatgtgactctggagccacaggttggccaccccgatatAGAGCATGTTTTACATCCAAAATCATTAATTAAATATATAGTGCATGGAAACTGATATTacagatacatttttattttgaaacaaattacattaaaagcaTTTTCTCTTTCACTATCTGTCAAGTCCTGACTTCAGGGTTGTGCATTTTTCCTGACAGTTGATGCAAGCGGAACTACATATAACTATGCCAGACAGGTAATAATTGGTATAGTTCTGTCAGAAGGTTACAGTGTTATCAGCTGTTGTGGGGAAAACAAATCCTTAGCTCATAACTTGACTGGTAAATGCCTGCAAAGGTGTAGGGATAGTTATGAAATGACAGAATTAAAGTTAGCTTGAGTTTGgtaaagaaaataatatatttgcttTATGGTGCGTGGCTAGTAAGGAAAAGGCCCCAATCAGCAAGGAAAAAAAGGCCACATCAGCCTCACCAACCCACTGAAGCAAGGAGGCAGAGCCCACAGATCaggtaaatatgtattttatatactAAATGGCATGGCTGTGCAAACGGTTAAAGAAATGGTTCAAGTCCTTTGAATAGAAGTGAATATCTTTACATTGTTTCAAAGCCACAAAGTATTGACAAAAACCTGCACTTAATGTTTGGTGACCTGTTGGCCAGCACCATGCTCCAAAGCCTTCTTTGGCAGTAGTATCATCATAGTACACAATGGGGTGTTACTTCAGAACTGAAGCCAGTGATGTCATAAAAACTAAGcagaaaagggaaagtttttaGGTAATAACATGTTGAATTCCCGTTATCCTGATTAATAGGAGAAGGTGGTACATATGGCTAAAGTTAACAGAACATTGACAATTCCCTGTGtgtgtcatctgtaaaatgtatttaGCTGACATTTAATCTATACCAGCGGTCCACAGCTCGCCCGAATGCGgaccaattagcacacagctgtggcccagctgtgtgctaaaataaattcaaaatgtcTTGCTCTGGTCTGGCAAGGGgtgggctggctgagggggagacagtgtccagcagcctgcaggagcacccctgccagcagggggcaggagatTGCCGCAGGGGGGCAGGGTGTAGGAGTGGGGGTCTCTGGGCAGGTTTGTGGGGGGTGGGTAGAGCACACTGGGAACTAGAGGTTTGCAGGGGTGCTGCAACACCCCCAGGTTTTAAATGGGGCTCAGCTCCTGGCCCCATACCTCGGGATCCTGGCTGCCGGTCCACACCGGTTGCTCTGCTCCTGGCCGGGGGTCCCGAATGCCTAGCCCCCTTGGCAGGGTCCCTGGGTCCAGGTTGCAGGGTCCAGTTGCTGGCCACACATGGTGGGTCCACGGGTCCAGCTGCCGTGTCCAGGGTtgtgctcctggccccactctgtggaagGGTCTCTGggtggggggcgctgggcatagggGACTGTAGGGAGTTTTTGGACAGGTgacactgtggttctcaacctgcaggccATAaggataaataggttgagaaccactgatctatacaaATATTCACTTCATGATTGAGGATCTTTTACagtcttttcttcattttaagcTTTGCaactcttctttaaaaaaaacccgcTGTCAAGCcctcttttgttttttgtatttcctttcctttcctttgtttgtAATAACTTAGCAGACTGAAAGTAAAATTTCTTTCCCTGGCGATTTGGCTGTTTTCCATTTGgaaagtattgattttttttctcccaccttGTTTATAAAGACTGAATTTTCTATGTCTCTTGTTTTGATTACATTCTTATACCTCAGCGAAGAAGTCAGCAACACTCTGGGATTTGAGGTTGTCAGCTAACTGCTACAAAACCAGCTGGGAGAGCATAACAgcagaaaacatttcatttaactgTAGAATTAATGCTGGTTTGGAAAATTAAACTACtttccttttttgcatttaagtttTTATTAacaaaggccaggtctacacacacattttgtatCAGCATAACTATTTTGATTAGGGGagtgatatatatttttaaaccaaaatagcaATACAAGTACAACCCCTATTatgaatgcagttatactgatatatAAGTGCCTTCTATAGCTTTTTCCCCTTACCTTACAGGAATAAGCTATGCAGTATAAGCACCTTTAAGTTGTGTCACTTTAGCTGTACTAGTTAAAGCTGTACAACTTTTGCATATAGGGAAGGCCAAAGTGGTTTGCTATGAGCCTTACATATCCTGTCCAAGACATCTTACCTACAGTTTATTGTGGttgtgattttcagaaatgctcagtaTTAGCCTAACACTGCCCCCTTTGAAGTaattcaatgggaacagagttgggcacttttaaaaattccatctgtgtttttaatttactgcCATTAAATATTTAGATGGTTATTTAACACACTCATTAATGTTAATAATGTTTGTATTGCATTATGTTTTGTATATAATTAATTGCACAGATGAAAAACTCAAAAGGTTAGATGTATACGATATATACACTCAGAGCTCTAACAGAGGCAGGATGCACAATATTTCCAAAACTATGGTAAGGGAATTCTCATAATCCATAacaaaaacaggaaaaggaaggagaattCTGTTAGCTGAAGGCACTTTtagagaagcaggggaggggtgatTAGGGTCAGGGCATATCCACAAACACTCCACAGATGAGAACACAGCCAAACAGCTACAAGAGTCAAACCTACAAAGTGTACCTCTGTGTATCAGGGTGTGAAGCATCACTgctgaacaggtaatcagcacCATGATGAGTTGAAATCACGCCTCCTTCAGCCACTGCAAAAAAAAAGAGCGCATATGGCACTCTTGGTTTAGGATTATTACCCCCAGTATATTCAGAACACCTTTATATTTGTGGAGGTCAATGTCTCCAGTCCTAAGGAACAAAATATGAACTTCTGCTTTTTACCTGACAGTTCAAGTCTAAAAATCTATGACTAGGGGTGAAGGCCAGAGGGATCGttattatcatctagtctgacctcctgcataacacaggccagagaacttcacccaataattcctgcatcaatcCTACTCAGCCTAATGCAATCCTACTACAATTTATCTTCTCCATTGTTCGGCCATTTGAAATGTTTACAAAATCTacaaaatgcaatattttgagttctcaaactatttaaaaaatgtatttggagACCTTCAAAGCCTAAGGACCAAGGCATATTTTCCTAACCCATCACTTTCTTATTCTGTGGCATATAAAAGAGTTCATTCAGTTCTTGGGAACTTATGCACATTGTAACTGCCCTGATCAATCATTCTCCCTTGACAACAATCTTGCATTCATTCCCTATTCTACTTCCCCAATGGCTCACACTGGAACTCACAAGAGTAAAACAGCCCCTGCCAAGTGAAGTTTACAATAAGGCTGTTTCTGGTGTACTTGGAGAGCAGGAGTTTGGTTCACAGTCTGAATGAGCCCTCCTCAGGGCAGAAATGGAAGGCACAAGGAAAGGTGACTTGCAGacacatttccccctccctcttttaGAGCTGGCCAGCAACCTGCTCTAACTTTGGGCTTATCCACACAAACACTTagatccagggctttggagctgtgctccggctccgctccagctccaggcaaaaacctgcagttccactgctccggagctgctccgtgctccatctccgggctccgctccaaagccctgctttgaTCACAGCAAGcactagcctgccacacactaagtgtccatgtggactCCGCTGCCGTGCACTAAAAGTTTCATATTGCACTTTGACCTACCCCACTTTGAAACAAGagattaaaatctatgaattaaggccagaagggaccattgtttgCTCTCTTGTATAATACAGGCcgcagaacttccccaaaataattcctagttcactcttttacaaaaacatccaattttgatttaaaagttgccaggtACGAAGAATTCACCATGATTCTTGgcacattgttccaatggttaattaccctcactgttaagaaCGTaggtcttatttccagtctgaatttgcccaGCTTCAACTTCAGGCCACTAAATCGCATTAtaactgtcaaggctgattccccactctggcactttgagtgcagaaggtgggggcccacaaggattctaaaaattaatactggccaatccaggcttgtattaaactcccaaggtcacagattctctctgaccttggatgggtagattctgccaccacccaagtgcaaaaacccctttgaaaaCCCAGGAAaaacttgggaattcctccctgtagggtaccctcaagccctttcactcccccggggaagagttgagaaagaaaacaaaggaaatcagctgttgccaccagctaattaaacaacatttgCACAAAGCTCTTAGgatacaaaaatccaatcctgttcttaaaaaaggtaaattttattaaagaaaaagaaagaaaatacatctgaaaacttaggctattgctagatttaaaagagcaaatacaataattaagcatcaagaatggttttcttgaagtgctgcttaaaggttacaagcaaaacgaaagcatttggggttagcacagagttcataagccataaagaaataaacagggataaacctaatcacatcttcctagacatttcctgatctacttacatatctggggtgtcaaatgagtagtttctaggtatgatctgatgaccccccaccccctgcccttcatttatcacaataactttctcagctagattaaatatttaataaaccaatcttttcaatatttgttccccatggaggtacttagactgtaatcaagttatgCCTTAGCcgtctttgttaagctaaattgattgagctccttgagtctatcactataagccACGTATTCCAATCCATTAATCGTTCTCTTGGctctctctgaaccctcttcgatttatcaatatccttcttgaactgtggaatccagaactggacacagtattccagcagtgatttCACAGTGCCAAgtaagaggtaaaataacctctgtactACTGCAAATTCCCCAATTGATacatccaaggactgcattagccttttggccacagcatcacactggaaattcatgttcagctgattatcattATCCATCACAACCTCCCAATCTTTTTCACAGTCACTTCTTCCCAAGATagaatcccccattctgtaagtagggcctccattctttgttcctagatgtgtatgTGCCAAATATTGCAAtcccatgcagtatctttggggaccattgtATTCAATTTATGAATTgtttatgtatgattgtgttctaGTCCATCGGGAAGGGTTACCACAGCTCATCCAGAAACTAAAAACAGTGGAAGGTGATTACTCTGGGAACTGTAAACAAC encodes:
- the TERB2 gene encoding telomere repeats-binding bouquet formation protein 2 isoform X1; the encoded protein is MFRGRSAWFSQSVSRELRDLWVAEGGVISTHHGADYLFSSDASHPDTQRYTLIHQSLDYIEGKATIFHSCYLSANASASSEMKQTVALGHFILPPACVQEEIRRKLGSFIWEQMNDSLMEQLDELTPVEIKTSIKEDEQRIKGKKDLDGSSKEKRVSKTPVGGKLAYCPLQDYPVNNMVTGYVSSSEMKKYLGELHDFIPGTSGYSVYWIKNEMDIFSDVKNKLKRKL
- the TERB2 gene encoding telomere repeats-binding bouquet formation protein 2 isoform X2; this encodes MFRGRSAWFSQSVSRELRDLWVAEGGVISTHHGADYLFSSDASHPDTQRYTLIHQSLDYIEGKATIFHSCYLSANASASSEMKQTVALGHFILPPACVQEEIRRKLGSFIWEQMNDSLMEQLDELTPVEIKTSIKEDEQRIKGKKDLDGSKEKRVSKTPVGGKLAYCPLQDYPVNNMVTGYVSSSEMKKYLGELHDFIPGTSGYSVYWIKNEMDIFSDVKNKLKRKL
- the TERB2 gene encoding telomere repeats-binding bouquet formation protein 2 isoform X3, which translates into the protein MFRGRSAWFSQSVSRELRDLWVAEGGVISTHHGADYLFSSDASHPDTQRIHQSLDYIEGKATIFHSCYLSANASASSEMKQTVALGHFILPPACVQEEIRRKLGSFIWEQMNDSLMEQLDELTPVEIKTSIKEDEQRIKGKKDLDGSSKEKRVSKTPVGGKLAYCPLQDYPVNNMVTGYVSSSEMKKYLGELHDFIPGTSGYSVYWIKNEMDIFSDVKNKLKRKL